In a genomic window of Terriglobia bacterium:
- a CDS encoding VTT domain-containing protein: MAPTLLLLASFLNYVRRFGPLAFLAVGLVDQSIIPLPGSMDALLIFFVASKPELWWYYVLMATAGSTVGAYVTYRISMKEGKEALEKRIGKKRADKAYRVFDRWGFWSVFIGTILPPPFPIVPFIASAGVMQYPRHLFLLSYSSGRIVRFTIVAWITKIYGKSLFQFFSQYYQPALYTLIGLGIAGGLAAWWHFKHYKKKHRQSDTPERRAA; the protein is encoded by the coding sequence ATGGCCCCGACCCTGCTTCTACTCGCGTCTTTCCTAAATTACGTGCGAAGGTTTGGGCCGCTCGCGTTCCTCGCCGTCGGCCTTGTGGACCAGTCCATCATTCCCCTGCCCGGCAGCATGGACGCCCTGCTTATCTTCTTCGTCGCATCCAAGCCTGAGCTGTGGTGGTACTACGTTCTGATGGCAACCGCCGGAAGCACCGTCGGCGCATACGTGACCTACCGCATTTCAATGAAGGAAGGCAAAGAAGCTCTTGAGAAGAGGATCGGGAAGAAACGCGCTGACAAGGCTTACCGCGTCTTCGATCGGTGGGGTTTCTGGTCGGTGTTCATCGGAACCATTCTTCCGCCACCCTTCCCCATCGTCCCTTTTATTGCCAGCGCCGGAGTGATGCAGTATCCACGTCATCTCTTCCTGCTCTCGTACTCGTCCGGTCGCATCGTCCGCTTCACCATTGTCGCGTGGATCACAAAGATCTACGGAAAGAGCCTCTTCCAATTCTTCTCGCAGTACTACCAGCCGGCCCTCTACACACTGATAGGACTTGGCATTGCCGGCGGACTAGCGGCCTGGTGGCACTTCAAGCACTACAAGAAGAAGCACAGGCAGTCCGACACCCCCGAGCGCCGCGCCGCCTGA